Part of the Piliocolobus tephrosceles isolate RC106 unplaced genomic scaffold, ASM277652v3 unscaffolded_981, whole genome shotgun sequence genome, ATTAATTCAATTAATAGGCAGAGGCAGTTTAGATGGTCTGTTTCTAGTGCGACCTTGGGAAGATTATGTCTCTCAAGGAATTGCTACATTTCACCTAGGTTAACAGACTGCGGGAATAGAGTCATTCATAATAGTCCCAGATTATCCTTCCAATGCTCAACAGTTTGGTAGACATGgcccctcttttatttctgatattaataatgtgtgttatctttttttgctttgttagCCTGCATATTTATTAATTGTAACAATTAcaattaataattacaataattaattGGGGGAATTATCATTGTTAATGTAGATGAACGCACATCCAGGAAAATGTTACCTATACTGAGCAATGATGGCAACAACTTGTCTTTTCAGTTCTGGATAGGACATAGACATTTATCCAGCTCTCtgttcaaatacacacacatgcaccacacacgtatacacacacactcacacttttACTATGAATAAAATCTATTGCACTCTTATCATTTAGAAAATCACATAatccagctgggtgcggtggctcatgcctgcaatcccagcactttgggaggctgatgcaggtgaatcatgaggtcaagagttcgagaccagcctggccaacatggtgaaaccctctgtccactaaacatacaaaaattagctggggtgagtgcctgtaatcctagctactcaggaggctgaggaaggaaaatcacaTAATCCATTAGGTGATATTCCAATGTTTATTTAACTCATAACTTCTATAATACATTAATTtgaacttacagaaataaaaaagtaaagcatTTGGAAATTGATCCCAGAATACAGGACATTTCTATAGGAAACAAGATGTGAACATAAGACTCAATGAGTTGGATGGTGGCAACAATTAATACTTAGGACTCAATTTCTAATCTAATCAAATTAGATTAAGTACAATCATGACATGTCCCGTATTTTTCTCGTATGACTTTGTATAATGCTTTTACCAAGTAGAAAGTTCCCAAGTCTACCCACCCAAGTAATTTTCTtaccctgttttttgtttttttgcagtgGGAGTTTGTTTGTCCTCCCCAGGATGGACTGGAGCATCAGTAGTGCCTGGGTTCATCACAGGACAGATACTCAAGACACCCTCATCACCATTAGGTGGAATTGAAGGAGCCAAaaatgggcacagtggctcctcaGCAGAGACTCTCCTGAATGTATAGACATGGGAACCACCTTCAGCATCAAAAAAGGAAACGTTCTGCATGCCCATATCCAGAAAAATCCCCACTCGCTGTAGCTTGCCATCTATGAAGAGGAAAGTCGGCGGCACCGTGCTGGCAGAGAGGCGGCTTCCAGCCCTCAAACTCACAGTCCAGAATCCACACTCTGTGGTCAGCTGGATCCTCCCTTTGTGGTGAACAGATTCGCTGCAGACTCCCAGGTCCCATTCTGTGCTTGTTCCCACGTCTACCTCCCAGTAGTGGCGGCCACAGGTAAAGCGAGAGGAGCCCAGGACACAAACGGAGAAGTCAAATCTCTCGGCAAGGTCTTGCCAATTCTGTCTGATGCGCCCACTTTGGACGCTCCTGAGGTCGTCAGAAATGAGGAGGAAGTTGTTGGCTGTGTTGGCATCCAAGGTAATATCcactgtgaaaaggaaaaaaggttgCTCAGCAAATGGACAGAAGCCCACCCCATGTGTCTCCTCTACTTCAAAGGCCCAAATATCTCTTGACTTTAGTTTCTTTAATTCTCCCCCAAAATCAAAACTTCATGAGGCAACTTCCTTGACTAGGTTCAAATTCTCACAGGTATGCTTTGTAGCAATGCCCGACTCTTATTCGCAGTAGcaattcttattttactttatgtcaCGTGTTTGCTTCATTGGACTTTTCTTCATTTAGAGTGGAGGGTCTCTGAAGGCAGATACCATGACCCCCTTTCTACCACCTTGATGcaggaacaaataaataataagacaATGCAAGTGGTCGATATTAAATGATATTTGTTTCCACGTTTTATTGCTTCAATTTAAATAGTATCTAGAGCATGATCCCAGGTGTTTGTTTTCCATGTTTGTAAACAAATTAATTGTGCACAGTTCTGATAGCAGATGGGACATCTCTGCAGCGGACAGTGTGATGACAGAGGAAGGAGGCAGTGTGATCTGGCCTAGAGAAAATTAATTGTCCAGaacattcagaaaaagaaatctacagaacGTATAATCCTTCAAGTCAAAAAACTGATATGATCACCAATATAGATTTTATAGATTACAGTAAGACTTGAGGGGATTGATTGCTGTTTGATGGTGAATTAGggaatgaaatgaatgaacatgGGCAAGGAAGGAGGAAGATGGTTGCAAACATGACTTGGCCAGGGTGAATGTGTCCTCCATATTTCAGCAGAGAGACAGTCAGGTATTGGTAGGTGGAGGAGTAGAGATTGTGTCAGGGCAGAAGCTACTAGTGTCAGGGACATCATAGGGGCCCACCACCATTTATAGGTGTAAttctttgcccaggctgaccATAATCTGTTCATTTAAATGTCCCTTTTCTCCAGAGTTATGGAGAGTGATAGTATTTTCTGTAGCCAGGACCCCTGTTGAAGCCCATGGAGCGTGGATGAGGAGACCAGCGTCTGCAGCTCTCCCCACAGTCACAGAAACCATAGGTGCTCCATTCCAAACTCTTCCCAACCCTGGGGTGAGGTTGTTTGGTGCAATGGATGCCAATATTCACTGTGCATTAGAATTACCATTTTAATGTCAGAGTCCTGGGAACCTTTGCTAAAGAGAAATTCAAATTCAGTTGCTCTATGTTTTTCCTACTCAGCAAAGTCCATAAGCCAGTGGGAACAATCCTGAGACCTCCTAGTTCAGAATCTGCCTTTTAACAAGATTTCCAGGTAATTTAACCAAACTAAGTTTAGAGAATCCCTTGTCTAACCCATGACACAGACAtcgggtttttgtttgtttgtttttgtttttgagatcaCCAGGTGATTCTGTGTGTTGTCAGGGCTGCGAATCTGATGATGAAGAAGCATCTCAATTTTAGATGCCAGACAGCAGCTAATCCCCATATGGAATGGGGGGCCAATTGCACAAATGATTTTTCCTGGTCTGGTCGTGGGAAGGGGGCAGGGTATACAGATTCCTTACCTTGGAACTTGCGCATCCTTGGGTTCATCTGTAGAATCTTCTTCAGCTTGGGCTCCAGTTCCTTGATGTGGGAAACCAGCCTCTCTAGCTGCCGATTGGGCCTGACTTTGTTCTTCTGAGAGACCACAGAACAGCAATAGCAAAGTAGGTCCTCCCCATGGGGCTCCTTCTGCAGTGAGTTGATGCACTTGAGGCAGACGCTGCATCCACACTCCAGGGACATTGGTTTTTCTAGATAGTCTGAGCAGACGGGACAGCTGCTTGCTTCTTAGAAGAGTGCAGCCATGTCCACTGCCAGGGGAAAAGTGCACAAGGGAAGAAAATTTCCATGAGATGAAAGCCTGTTAGTTGTGACAAGTGACAACCTTTTCATGCATACAGGTATTGTGTTCCAGCTTTGTCACTCCTAGAACAAGGCCATGAGTACAAATACTCAAGCACATCCActccccggccccgccccgcccccgccttcAGAGATCTGAAGTTCTACTGGGAAGGAAGTCACGAGTCATCACTGTGCTCTGAGCTGAGGTGGAGGAAGGGTTCATTCTCCTGGGGACCCAGCAGCTGAGCCTGAGCCAGTGACATGGCAGCACCCGTGTGAGGAGCAGAGAGCTGGGGTCACTTCACCTCCTCCTAGGGCAGCCCGAGCAAGAGACTGATTGATGAACATAAGAATTAGCGGTTGGGAGGCcaggcgtgcctgtaatcccagcactttgggaggccgaggtgggtggatcatctgaggccatcaaaagtttgagaccagcctgatcaacatggtgaaaccccatctctactgaaaatacaaaagaattagccaggcgcggtggcagacgcctataatcccagatacttgggaggctgaggcaggagaatcgcttgaacctgggaggcagaggttgcagtgagccgagattgtgccattgcactccggcctgggcaacagagtgagacaccatctcaaaaaaaataaaagggaaagaggggctggatgtggtagctcacatctgtaatcccagcactttgcaaggccgaggcaggaagatcccttgagcccaggagtttgagaccagtctgggcaacacaggaagaccccgtctctacaaataatacaaaaattagcagtgagcagagatcacgtcaGGTctctccaacctggacaacagagttaggaccctgtctcaccaaaaaaaaaaaaaaaaaaaaaaaaaaaaaaaaaaaaaaaaaaaaaaattacatccttCTCCAGCCTTGGAAATTAATACCAAATTGACTGCCACCACTCCTAGACTGGGATCCAGGGTGACTGGTTTTCAACTCTGAGGCAGCGCTCAGACAGCCTTTGTTGAATTCATTAATTACAAATTTCTCTCATTCATCCCCCCAAGTCATAATCCCCATTTCTAGACATCTaagaaggaaaaacacacacaggcatgGACTCACCTCTTCTGCTGGAAGCTCCTCTGTCCTCCAGCTGCTTCCACCAGGAGCTCAGTTCTTGCAGGGAAGGGGCACATGAGCGCCTTTTATTGGTGAGATtcccacctcccactgggtcacACCCGGCCACGCCCTCTAGCCTAATGAGGCTTTGATTTAATTATAACAGGGAATTAGGTGTTTATTGGTGATATATCTCCAGCTAATTGTAACTTTAGTAAATCCTTCATCCTGacagtgtatttttctttcatatgaaGATTAAATTGCCTTTATATTAAATTAGGCTTAATGTACTAACTTCAAAAGCTTATTTTAGAGATGTTTCTACCAGTTGTCAGTAAAGATAATTCCTGTAATATGTTTTAGGCTTCAAGCTTTGCTTGGAATACTAAAGTATTAAGTATGATTGGATTTGCAATTTTACAAAATGGTTTAAATTCATATACATCAGACTCAAAGGTAATAAGGACATGCATCCCATTGAGGAAAttctaggtaatttttttttatttccattggtttatttctggttttgaaaaaatttcataattcttaggaaaaaaattggATAATTACTATTTTGACAAATGACCCTTAAGTTTCTTGGACCTTGAGTACTTCAGAGAGTGTTAGGATaaaaaccacaattaaaaaaaaaaaaaaaaaaaaaaagatgattttctgGTGAAACTTGTGTTCTCAAATAGAAATTGCTACCTGTGATGTGAGTTGTGCTTTCTTCCATTTGAATCAACCccgtttctttccttttcatgccTTTCTGTGTAGTGGGATCTTTACtgctttgttttcaaatttcaaataatttcaatataatCTTATTATTTTCCCTAGCCCCTTTGACACATATTAaaggaattttctctttttgcataattaaatataaagatCTAATTTTGGTCAGCTTTAAATATGATCCGTCATGGGATTAGAGGACTCTGAGACACTCAGGTCTTgttttggtttacttttttttctctttactttcagttgacatgtaataattgtacatatttatggcacacagtaatattttgatacatgcataaaGTGTGTAAAAATCAAGTCAGGATAATCAGCACactctaaacaatttttttttttttttttgagacagagtctcgctctgtcggccaggctggagtgcagtggcatgaacttggctcactgcaacatctggctcctgggctcaaggaattctcctgcctcagcctcctgagtagctgggattacaggcatgtgccaccacacctggctaattttttttttttttttgtatttttagtagaaatggggtttcaccgttttggctaggctggtctcgaactcctgacctcaggtaacccgtctgcctcggcctcccaaagtgctgggattacaggagtgagtcaccatgcctggccaacatttattatttctttgtgttgggagccttcagaatcctcttagctttttgaaaatatgcaaGCATGTACAAGTAACCATATTTACCTAAACTACAGTTGTGTTAGAGCCCATTTCTCCCAATTAGCTGTAATTTTATGTCCAATTACCAACCTCTCCCCAAGCTCCCCTCCCccttacccttcccagcctccaccaGAGCCCATTTCTCCCATCTAGCTGTAATTCTGTATCCAATAACCAACCTCTCCCCAAGCTCCCCTCCCCCTTACCCTCCCAGCCTCTACACCCACAATTCTATTCTCTgctcagcatttttcttttagctcccataaaggagtgagaacatgcggtatttatCTTTCCGGACCtgatttattttgcttaacatcATGTCCTCCAGGCTGAGACTCAGGTCTTGACCGAGAGATCTGATGAATCTGCAGGTATCGTGGAAATGGCCAGGTTAGCACTTAATTTGTActtaattcataaaataatagctttgttttcaaatttcaaagaACTTGAATATAATCTATTTCCCCCTTCTAAAGTGTATCACATATTAAATGAAGAGTTTTtctttgtatgtatatttttaaaagacctgtATTTAGTTCTATTAAAAATGACGTGCAATGGGACAAGATCACTCCTCGGGATTCAGTGTCTGAACAAGAAAACAAAGCTCGGGAGACAGTGTGTGGGGAGCCAGGTGAACTTTAGGTGATTGGAATGAATTGGATTCCGGTCATAGTAACCATTTGGGGTTTGCTTTTGGCTGGATTCTGGGTCACTccacatacacatataaagaCAGAGTCCAACCCTGGCGTATCCTGTATGTGAGAAAAACTTTCTGCCAAAACCAGGCTGGATATAACGTAAAGAGTGTGAGGATGACTTAAGAAATGAGTCAAATTCACAAGATGATCCTTTCAGCTGCTCCAGGGAAGAAGGAACAGACAGACAGCAAGATAGATTAGCAGAAGAGTTGTGATGTCAGTGAGACAGCGGCACAGTGCAGGGTGAGGCAGCCAGAGCACAGAGAGGGCAGCAGAAGCCACTCGGACAGGTGTGGGATGGACACAGAGCCACGGCCCATAAAAACCCAAAGGACAACTGTAACAATACTTTTTagtatttaaaatgcaatttcttaTTAATCTACTTAATTGGCATTCATAACTTGAGATGTTCCATATTTTTCTGCTGTAACTTTGTTCCATTATCTTGTACTAAGCAGAAAAGTTTCTAGCATTGAGCGTAAAGTGAGTGTCTAAATGGTTTTGTGGCTAAAAGTTTATTTGCCCTGCTCAGGAGAAACTGTAGATTTGTCAATGCCAAGATTAATCACAGGACAGATACTCACGAAGCCTTGGTCATCGATAATTGAATCTGCAAGAGCAAaaattgggcacagtggctctgtAGCAGAAATCTTAGCAGATGTAAAGATATGGGTCCCATCATTAATGTTATAAAAGGAAATCATTCTCATACCCATATCCAGGAAAACGCCTACCCTGTGGAGCCCGGGACTCACCCAGAGGGTAGTTAAAGGCACAGTGCTGGCTGCAAagagcttttctttcttcacacCCACAGTCCAGAAGCCaagttcttctattttcttttggtttttacttttttattattattatactttaagttcttggatacatgtgcacaacatgcaggtttgttacatatgtatacatgtgccatgttggtgtgctgcacccgttaactcgtcatttatattaggtatatctcctaatgctctctctcccccctgcccccaccccacaacaggccccggtgtgtgatgttccccttcctgtgtccaagtgttctcactgttcaattcccacttatgagtagaatgtgaggtgtttggttttctgtccttgtgatactttgctcagaatgatggtttctaacttcatccatgtccctacaaaggacatgaactcatcctttttttatggttgcatagtattccatggtgtatacgggccacattttcttaatccagtctatcattgatggacatttgggttggttccaattctttgctattgtgaatagtgctgcagtaaacatatgtgtgcatgtgtctttatagctgcatgatttacaatcctttgggtatatatgccgggtgcggtggctcagggttgtaatcccagcactttgggaggtcaaggcaagagtactgcttgagcccaggagcttgagaccagcctgggcaacaatgtgaatatatacaatgtgtgtacatatacacacacacacaatatatatacatatacatacatatatatacattatacatacatacatatatagagagagagagtgcacgGAAGCCCGTGTTTCTTCCTATCCAAATCCAAATGCACTTCAACAATTGggtttgtctttttctcatttatttatgggagctctttttttcatgttttgtaaTATCTTTTGGACTCcacattttcaatttcattggcGCTGCCTTTTGATATACAAAATGTCAATGGTTTATTTTTAGGTTTCCTGTTTTAAGAATGTTCCTCACCTTAAACCACCTgatagaaaaataggaaaaggtTATAAATGGGAAACTCACTGAAGTTAAAATAACTGATTAGTTAGCACTCCTGTGAGATTTTTCACCAAGAAAATTAgctaaacatacatataaatatatatatatttgaaaaagcaACAACTTTTGTTGCTACTGAGCCTACAGGGGAAACAGTCCTCCTGCTTGTTCCCTGTTGATAGGAATGTGAATTGCATCAACTTTTTGGAAAGTGACTAATCAGTATCTATTAAAAGTGTAAGTAAACATAGCTATGGCTGAGTTATACCACTACAAAGATTCTATCCTGTAGAAATGAAATCATCCAGTGTGAAAGATGATTGCTACAACACTATTTGTAGTGGCAAAGGGTACTTAACCTGAATGTCCATATAAAGGGGAATTGTTGGCTGGGTGCattagctcatgcctgtattcgcagccctttgggaggctgaggtgagtaacttgaagccaggagttcaagatcagcctgggcaacatggcaagatcccatctgtaaaaaaaatagggtgtggtggcatatgcctgtagtcccagatacttggaaggttgaggcaggaggatttatTTGACccagaagtttttcttcttttaatttctggCCTTACTGAATCATTGagtccagaagttggaggctgcagcaaaccgtgatagtgccactgcattccagcttgggcgacagagcaagaacttgtcttaaaaaaaagaaaagaaaaagggggaattGCTAAGGAAATCAAATACACTCAATATCATAAATTATTaggcagaaattaaaataaatacatttgatcTACATTAGTTAGGCTTAGTAATGTCCACATTGcagtataaagagaaaaaagtgaattGCAATATAATGTAGGATTTCATGTATgtcatttcaaacaaaacaaagacaacaaaacCCTAAAAAGACAATTGAAAGTAAGTCACAAAACCCAGAAGccataagaaaatgaaacaatttgactaaatataaattaaagctTCTGTACAAGACAACATAAAGTTACAAGGCAAGACACAGactctaagaaaaaatatttgctattcaTATACAGATAATATAAATATCTGTAAATGAATTAGAGAGTTGGTAAAGGATATCAAGtaattcacagaaaaaatatgaatagctAATAAATACATGCAAACATATACAATCTCACTAGTAAGTGGAGAaacaccaatttaaaaaatgaaattatttttcaatcaaGCTGACAAAAATTGACGATTGATAATATACCCTGTAGTCAAGCATGTGAGTAAATAAAAACTCTCATACACTGATTAGAATATAAACTAGCGAATcctttttgaaacataatttttaatcaaaatattaatgCTTGTACCCTTTGCTCCAGTATTCTATTTCTAGGAAAATagagttaaagaaaataaaactagcaaGTATGTCAAAAGATGAATATACAGGTATGTCTCTTTGAGTATTGTAGATAATAGCAAATAACTG contains:
- the LOC111535664 gene encoding ret finger protein-like 3, producing the protein MSLECGCSVCLKCINSLQKEPHGEDLLCYCCSVVSQKNKVRPNRQLERLVSHIKELEPKLKKILQMNPRMRKFQVDITLDANTANNFLLISDDLRSVQSGRIRQNWQDLAERFDFSVCVLGSSRFTCGRHYWEVDVGTSTEWDLGVCSESVHHKGRIQLTTECGFWTVSLRAGSRLSASTVPPTFLFIDGKLQRVGIFLDMGMQNVSFFDAEGGSHVYTFRRVSAEEPLCPFLAPSIPPNGDEGVLSICPVMNPGTTDAPVHPGEDKQTPTAKKQKTG